The genomic DNA CCACCCGCTCATGGAAGACGTCTCGCCTTTGAGCAATGCGGTGGCCCCACCGTCGATGCGGAAATGAAGGGCGCCCCAATCCGTCTGCACAGCGTATCCAGCCATCCTTCGGATGGGTTCAATGGCAAGATGCCAGTTGAGTTCAAGTGAATGACTACCCGTTCCAGATAAGCAATCCCATACCAGCCAGCCGCAATTAGGATAAAAGGCTACGCCGCGCCAGTGTGTTACACCAAGGCGTTCTTTGTAGCCGTCGTGGCTTGCGACTAGCACAAAGGCCCCACCCGGATCCATGTTCTTCCGTATGAGCTGAACACGGAATGGCTTTGACCACATGAAGGCAGTTTCCTGAACAGCCTGGTCAATGTGATCTACCACTACGGTATTGTGTGCCTGGGTTCCACGAAAGTACGAACGCCACGCCGCATCGCCGGAGTAGGTATATGTTCCAGAATCAATGAGTACTTCCTGATCGCCGTACTCGAAGATGATGGATAGCGCATCAGCGTGGCCGTGCGCAAAACATGGAGGCATACCTAAAGATCCATGGTCAAAGGTTAGACGAAAAGGGACTGGTGAATGTCTCGATATTATTGAGTATCCCGCATTGGGGAATGTGGTACTCGACACGCGCTGTTCCTCTCCTCTCCCCCAATCGAATCGAAGATGGGCAGATAGTGCATAACCATTATCGTAGTCGCCGATTTGTGGCAGCGCCCTCCTACTTCCTAAAAATGCCTGCAAGAATCCCCCCCCCTTCTGCACTGCATCAGTGATGGCCGCAGGTACGCATTCACCATGATGATCAAGTAATGCCCTCACGAGTCCCAGCAGATCGGTAATAAAATGGTGATAGCCGAGTGCCTGCTCAATACCGCCTCCGTCAGGTAATACTTGTCGCTCAGCTTCCTGAATGAGGATGCGCATGCCGACTATTTTCCATTCTGTTGCCTCTGGAAACTCTGAGAAAAGCGTGCCTGCATAAATCAGCCCACATCCCTCCGCAACGGTGTGATTGCCCGCAGAGGAATACAGAGACAACCTTTGGGCGATCAAAGGCGCGTGGGACCCGACAAGCCGCAATAGGTTTGTCCATGTACGCTGGGGTGTCATAAGATTCTTTCGGACCAAGTCAATCGCATGACAGGCGGCAATTAACCGCAACGCACATTCCATAGAGGAAATATAATGGATTCCCGTTAGCGGAGGGTTTGCTTCAACCCATGAGGACAACATCGCTTCTAGTAATTCAATTGCCTTACCAGCATGTACCTTCTCGTGACGTGCGAGAAGCGCCAGGCTGACAAGTTGCTGTAACCTGGATGGCTCCCAGGCTACACGGATATCACCAATGGAATTACCAACCTGGTAGGGAATTGCACCAAAAAACTCTCTCGGCCAGGACTTTCCCGTATCTGGAGCGTAGTTCCATGTGGATATGGCAGGTTCCCATTTCCATGCAAAACCAAGGGCGTTCCATTTCCCTTCCATGAGGCACCGAATTTCTTGTTCAGTCAGATGACAATCCCACCCCAGTTGTGGGAGCTGAGCATCAGTCGCCGTGCAAAACCTAAAGACGTCTGTTTGATCTACCATCTTAAATTGCGGGGCCCCTCTTTGGTGAGCCTTGCGCAATTTAGTAAGCACGATTCGCTCTCCAATGCGATGAATCATCTCCCGTGGTCGCATAACACTGGCCCGCTTGATAGCCCAGCTGATACCCTGCATCACGCCATGACCTCTTCATAGTGCCGAATGAGCGCTCGTGCAGCGCTTTTTGCACTGAAGTGTTTCTTGGCATATTCATAATTGTATTTCCCGACACTCAGGCAAAGCTCCCGGTTTGTTAATAGGCGCTCAAGAGCATCAGCGATATCACCAGGGGCAAGACTTTCAATGATGAAGCCCATTCTCTTGTCCTCGAAAAAATCGCGCAACGCTCCTACGGGGCGAGTTACAACAGGCAGGCCGGATGCCATTGCTTCGAGCACGGACAGTGGCATCCCTTCGCTGTAGCTAGGAAAGAGATAGGCATCTGCCTCTCCGAAGGCTTCAGCTTTTGCTTGTCCAGTCACGAACCCAGCAAAGAACACATCGGGAATGGATCGATCATGAACGTAGGTCTTTACGCTCTCCAGGTCTGGCCCTTCACCTGCAATGGTCAAAGTTGCTGTGGGGTATCGCTTTCTTAAGTGCCAATAGGCATCCACTGCCTCAAACACTCCCTTCTTTTTGACGATTCGGCTAAGAAAGAGGATATTAAACTTCCCACGCCCCCGAGAATATTTCGTCGCATACAATGCCGGCACATCCCCTAGGAGCATTCCATCGTCGATTGCTGTGGAGCCTACATGCAACCGCCCTTTGTATCCCATTGATACCAATCGGGTGCTGAATTCATTTGCAAGAACAAGCACGGCATCAGCTCTAAAATAAGTCCACCGAAATATTCCGAGGAAGTACTTGCGAAGTGTCTGCTCAAAACTAGCATCCCAGCCATGGAAGAACACGACAACACATCTTCCGAGCAGCTTCGACAAAAGGAGAAAAATGCCATCTCGCACGATCGCTTTGGGAAGCATTGATGGGTTGATGTGAACAACATCATGTCTCTCGACCAGTAGCTTTCTTGTGAATCGACCATAATCTTTGACTGACCTAATGAGGACCTGCATGAATCCGACAGCTTCTGAGCGGGATCCTACTTCAAAGTAATCCACATGGTCGCCAAGATGTTCCCGTAGTATTTGAAACAGCTGAGACACCCCACCAGGCTGACTTGCAGACGGGACGGTCACGATCACACTGAGGACATTCTTCCGAACCATTCCGTCAACTCCTGACAGGAAGATTTCTCATACGGGCGCTCCGCGCGTTACAGAACTCTCCAAGGCGTTATCTTGATACGACACATCCCTTTGAATGGCACCATCAGCACGACACAGCTTCTGGTTTACCCCAAAGCGTGCGTGCTGACTATTGAATTTCGTATTACTGTTCTCGTTCAAAATGGTAAGTTTCTATCTCGAGATAGGTTCGAGTATATAATCCCAATTGAGAAGCATTGATTAATATGTGCAATTTGAAAACCACCGCACATGAACAGACAAGACACTTCTCCGCTGTTTCTTCTGCCGAATCGGCTGAAGTGCTATTTCCGGCACGGAGCCGGTTGAGATTGACATCACTGCTCACGTGCACAACTGACGGAAGCGCGACCATTCTCTAAGAGCGAGACCTCACCCTATGATTACTCCTAGAACTAATGGAACACTCAATGTGTTCTTTATTTTGGTTGCGTTGCTGTTTAACGAAACAACACTTGCCGCAAATGCAATAAGATCCCAGTATCTCCGAATCGAATTACCGGGTGACGAGCGGGTTCTTTCATTGGCCGAAGTCCAGGTGTATGAAGAGGCGACAAATATTGCTCAACAAGGGAAGGCTACCCAGAGCAGCACCGCTGGTGGCGCTCTTGCCGAGAGAGCGATTGATGGAAACACAAATGGAGACTACTTCGCCCATTCAGTCAGCAGCACCTCGAGCGAAGGAAATTCGTGGTGGGAATTGGATCTCGGAAAAGAGCGTCGAGTCAGCAGCGTAGTGCTCTATAATAGAGCAGATTGCTGCAGGGATCGCATCGCGCCCGCGAGAATCCAATTACTCACAACAGAGAGGGACGTTGTTTGGGAACATGTGATCAGAGAACCTAACGCCAGGTATCAATTTGAGACTTTTTCTGCGGCTGCAACTCTTCATCGGGTTAGCCCTAACCTGCTTCGGAATTCATCCTTTCAACAGCAGACGAATTCCTTACTTCCCGATTATTGGGATCTCCATCATTCTGCGGCCCTCACGTTTGACAATTTGCACGACCAATATGGGATCGCTGATAAATCACCATCACCAGTAGCAGGCGCGAAGGTACTAAAGGTAACAAACAGTGAGAGCCACTTCCCTCACCTCAGTGTAATGCCTAAAAAGATTCGTTCCCCCTTATCGAATAGTGCGTACACTTTTTCTGTGTATCTGAAGGCTGAGCAGGACGGTATGGAATACAGGGTCATGCGCGCCTGGGCTGACGGTGAATCTATCACGTATAAGTTAACGACAGAGTGGAGGCGATACTCAACCACCTTCAATGGTGTACGGGGCAATGCTTCACCGATCCAGCCAATCATGTTCTTTCCTACCCAGGGAACATACTACGTTTCAGCACCACAGCTTGAAAGAGGAGACACCGCTACCGAATTTCATCCTTCGCTCGAAGATGAAGTGCATGCTGATACGAAGAGCTCCTCAAGGGAGCAGCTCAAGAACCTTCTGACGACAACGAGCAGCGCATTCACCTCCTATCAGCAGGCCAACGTCTCAGCCTATTTTGAATACAACTACTATACATCTCAGCCTATCGCCCGCTTGATCCTAACAAGAGAACCTGGCGAAACACCTAAGCTGTTGATTCGGTGTACGGATGGAATAAATCGGAACGTATCGATACCACTTCATGGTGACATTGCGGTTCACCAGAATTCTCAGACTACAGTGGATGTCCCCATTAGCGACTTACCTCCCGGTGAATACACTTGTCTGGTTTCGTCCAAAGACGAGAATACGAAGCATATGACCACATCAGCAAGGTTGGTTAAACAACCGCCAAGTGCCACCGAAGTACGAATAAATCAACTTCGCCGCACTATGAGTATCAATGAGAAACCGTTCCACATCGTTGGCATGGGAGTCGGAAGTTGGAAGTCACCGCCAGATTGGTATTTCAGGGACCTTGCAGCACATGGAATAAACACAGTGTTCTATACCCGCCCATCTGACAAGAATGGCGACTACGCCTTTCATGATGTCGAAGGTTTTGTTTCAGGCGCTGCTCGCCATGGTCTTAAAACAATTGTCGGGATTCCTCTGGCTGGGGCAAAAGCAGCAAACTGGCGCCAGCGTCTAGCTGGCTTTTCAAAACTAGTCTCAAGATTCAAAAACAGCTCTACCGTGATTGGATGGTTTCCCGTGGACGAGCCAGCGGCTCATACATGGCGGGATGATGAGTTAATGGAAATTCACGATGCAATCAAGCGTCTCGACCCCTACCGGCTTATTTTCATCAACTGGGCATACGATGGCGTCCCAACCATGATCGGCCAGGAACCTCGCGGCACGCTTCATTCCACCGATGTCTATTCCAGCGATTACTATCCGTTTACTGGCCAGGGACATAACTTGGAAGGTTTCACAAACACCACCATTCGAGCATTGTCAACAGCACGCATCAGGAAGAGACTGTCTCATTCATGGATTCAGTTGTATGGAAGTATGGATGCATGGCGAGAGCCAACAGGCGATGAGCTCAATTATATGGCGTACCTCAATCTCATTTATGGTGGCTACATAAGCTATTGGGACACAAAGTCCAATTCCAAGGATACTTGGGCCAGACTCACCACAATAAACCGAGAAGTAAAACTTCTTTCAGAAGAATTGTTTTTCAATCCGGGAGCTCGTGAGCTCTTTTACCCAAGTACCAAAACCAATTTCTTCTTTTCGGCATGGAAGCAAGGAGAACGTATTTTTTTGATCGTGGCTCATAACGGAACTGAGACAGAACCCTTCACTTATGAAGCTGCGCCGTTAGTTGCAAATCGAACGCTTCACGCAAAGAACTATTTTGGAACAGGAGAGGTTCCCGTAGTGAATGGCCATATCCAGGATGTGTTCCGTCCCTTTGAGTGTAAAGTCTACGTCCTTGATGGAGCACCTGCCTTATGATTCCACCTCAAGTCGAATCCGCCCCTTCTCAAAGAGAGCCGATTGACGAAAGAAGGGGCAAAGAAGGGTTGACTATCTTTTTCAAATGTCAGCTCCGACGACGGCCTTCCTGTACTGATGCCTGACCGCGAGGCCAGGTTCACTCCAAACATCGCGCAGCTACCCGCTTGTATGCCTCAAGGTACAGGCGTGCAGTGTCAGCGATGTCAAATCTGCTTCTTGCGTATTGGTAGTGTGTATAAAGCGCTTCAGCAAAACCTTCTGTCTGGGAGTCCTCTACGATTCGTGAGATTTGCTTACTACAGTCCAGATGGTCTTCCGCTATGAAATAGTAGCCATGCTGCCCGTTTTCAATGATTTCCATGGGACCTTGTATGTTTGAAACAAGGACTGGTACTCGCGCGGCCATGGCCTCAACTACCGTGAGCCCAAATCCTTCATATCGAGACGGTTGCACAAGCAGATCATAGGCATGCAATTGCTCATAGATGGTCTTTCTAGATCGTCCACCTAAAAATCGGCACTGCCCTGCCAATCCTAACTCCGTAGCAAGAGCGACCAGATATTCCCTAGAAGGTCCCTCTCCAATGAAGTCAATCAAAACATTCCTGCCACCGAAGAGTTGCGACACCGGTTGCAAGGCTCTCAGAAGAATATCCTGGCCTTTGATTCGATGATCAAGCCGTCCGACTTGCACAATCCGAAACGGCAACTGGCCATAGCTGGTCTTTGCTTTAACTGCTGAGAAACAAATGCCGTTGGGTATTACGGTTGAGTGAACACCAGTCTGCTTTGCCAGGATATCATGTCTCACCGCTTCTGATATGCTGAAAACAGCATCATATCTTTGCACATCTTTCAACCTCTGATTCGTATCATGGACAGTTATGACCTTGTGAAAGGAAAGCGGCCGCAGAAACTTAATGAAGCTTTCCTGATGGGCATGAACGATATCCGGCTTGAAAGATAGGAGTGCACGAATAGCCTTGACAATATACCAGGGGTTACGGCTAGCAGGAGGTCTGCCGATCAATTCGACTGCAACTCTGTCGCTCAGTGATTGCAGAACAACCTCATCGATGTCGATGTTTCCTATAAGTACCGCCACATCATTGGAGCGGGCTTGCTCGTTAGCAATATCGACTAACATGGTTTCCGATCCCCCCGCCTTTAAGCTCCAAATCACGTGTGCGACTCTCATTCCTTCAATCCTGCACTTGCTCGAAGTTGGCGGGGCAGTCCTTTCGACGAGATTACATCAAGCTTGAGGAGGACGTCCTTCACTCGCCCTTTCAATGCGGCCCAGTTCTTCTGGATGCTAATTCTAGTCGTGATGGTCCAATGAACATGTTCACGATTCAAAATGCTTAGAATCTCGCGTTTTTGGCGAAGCGTATTCGCATGAGATGTTTTCTGCAGGGCATGGATACGGAAGTACGCCAGATTCTTATCGATCATTCGGGGAGAGGATATCTTTGCAAGGCGAACCCAGAGATCGAAGTCCATCGCCATAAAAAAACACGGATTCCATCCCCCGGCTTGTTCGATGAAGCTCTTCCGAAAAAATGTCGATGGTTGACGGACAATGTCTGGATTATTGAGGAGTCGATCATAGCTGATAGGAGGACTCTTCTTGGTGACCAGCTCCCCAGTTTGGTCCCATAGGAAGGTGAGGTGTCCGATTACCCACATGACATCTGGATCTTCGAAACACTTCACGATCGACCCAAAAATCTTATGCTCATAATAGTCGTCGGAGTTGACCCAACCGATAATATCGCCGCTTGCTTTTGCCAACCCTTTATTCAACGCATCCGCTTGCCCTCGATCTTTCTCCGACACCCACTGGAGATGCGGATACTTCTTGAGCACATCGACCGTACAATCAGTCGAGCCTCCATCGATGACGATATGCTCCACACATGGATAATCTTGCGCCAGCACGGAGCGAATGGTTTGTTCGATGTAAGGCGCCTGATTAAACGAAGGCGTAATGATCGTCAACTTCAGCGGCTGAGGCGTACTATTCCGCAACGCTTTCGTGCAATCGCCCACCGGTGATTGCATAGAATCATCATTTTGAAAAGTTCCCAAACTCGTTCCCTCCTAATTCTGATACGCACCGAGATTAATGTGTCCGGGCAAGCAAGGACGGCCAAGTAAGTCCGCACACTGACTCCCCCAATTAACACCTACTCCTCTCGCCGGTGAACCCGCTTGAAGCTGGTAGTCATTGGGTGCAACAAACAACGGATCACTCCCGACGAGATCTGAAGGGTGAGAGGTCTGCTGGAAATAATCACCCCCTTGATTTCCAAAGAAGATATTTCTCGTCAAGACCTGGTCGGACAATCCAAACCGATAGAAACCGTATCGCCCGCTTCCCACAACGATGTTATTCGTAAACTGACTTATCTGCGTGACAGAAAAACTCGCCCAGATACCGTCTTGTGTCGAATCGATGATTGTATTATTGCCAATGAAGTTTTCATCAGCATCTACACCCCCATCAATCAAAAGACCCGTATGACAATGGACGATCAAATTGGCATAGACATCCGTCGATGCACTTCCCCAAACATAAATTCCTTCCCCGGTTGGATTTCCAATTCCCCCAAGATTGTCACGAATGACGTTGCGACGAATGATCACATTGTGTGGGCGAGGGGCGACATTTCGCTCGGCGTCTATGCCCATCCCATCAATGCCAGTTATGCCTGGACTCAAGCTGGTGATCGTATTTTGCTCCACGAGCATATCCGTAGACGCCCAGGGTGCGATTCCTGCATTAGTGATCAGATTCGAGAGAGTATTGTTGCAAATACAATTCTGCACTCCTGGCAACAAACCGACATGTGAGATAAAAATACCGCCTCGGCTATTAGAAAGGGTATTGTTCGTGACTCGGACTCCCATAAAGCGCTTCTCATGGGGAACCGTTGTCACATTACGAAAGACACGAATGAGCGAAGAGGCAGGCTCCCATCCAACATTACTATTGGTAATAGTATTCCCTGAAATCTGAATATTTGAAATAGTCCCAGCAGTACCCGCTTCGGCAATAAAATCAATGGCAGGTGCGGAAGCTTGGGATCCAGCTCCAATAATGGTGTTATTCAAGATAGTGATTGCATCCCAATTC from Nitrospira sp. includes the following:
- a CDS encoding alginate lyase family protein codes for the protein MEGKWNALGFAWKWEPAISTWNYAPDTGKSWPREFFGAIPYQVGNSIGDIRVAWEPSRLQQLVSLALLARHEKVHAGKAIELLEAMLSSWVEANPPLTGIHYISSMECALRLIAACHAIDLVRKNLMTPQRTWTNLLRLVGSHAPLIAQRLSLYSSAGNHTVAEGCGLIYAGTLFSEFPEATEWKIVGMRILIQEAERQVLPDGGGIEQALGYHHFITDLLGLVRALLDHHGECVPAAITDAVQKGGGFLQAFLGSRRALPQIGDYDNGYALSAHLRFDWGRGEEQRVSSTTFPNAGYSIISRHSPVPFRLTFDHGSLGMPPCFAHGHADALSIIFEYGDQEVLIDSGTYTYSGDAAWRSYFRGTQAHNTVVVDHIDQAVQETAFMWSKPFRVQLIRKNMDPGGAFVLVASHDGYKERLGVTHWRGVAFYPNCGWLVWDCLSGTGSHSLELNWHLAIEPIRRMAGYAVQTDWGALHFRIDGGATALLKGETSSMSGWRSRTYGVKEPISTLRTIFTGALPHEFVTEIRLENSSVSLPIAAAISSFRGVIHEATTN
- a CDS encoding glycosyltransferase family 4 protein; translated protein: MDYFEVGSRSEAVGFMQVLIRSVKDYGRFTRKLLVERHDVVHINPSMLPKAIVRDGIFLLLSKLLGRCVVVFFHGWDASFEQTLRKYFLGIFRWTYFRADAVLVLANEFSTRLVSMGYKGRLHVGSTAIDDGMLLGDVPALYATKYSRGRGKFNILFLSRIVKKKGVFEAVDAYWHLRKRYPTATLTIAGEGPDLESVKTYVHDRSIPDVFFAGFVTGQAKAEAFGEADAYLFPSYSEGMPLSVLEAMASGLPVVTRPVGALRDFFEDKRMGFIIESLAPGDIADALERLLTNRELCLSVGKYNYEYAKKHFSAKSAARALIRHYEEVMA
- a CDS encoding discoidin domain-containing protein, with translation MITPRTNGTLNVFFILVALLFNETTLAANAIRSQYLRIELPGDERVLSLAEVQVYEEATNIAQQGKATQSSTAGGALAERAIDGNTNGDYFAHSVSSTSSEGNSWWELDLGKERRVSSVVLYNRADCCRDRIAPARIQLLTTERDVVWEHVIREPNARYQFETFSAAATLHRVSPNLLRNSSFQQQTNSLLPDYWDLHHSAALTFDNLHDQYGIADKSPSPVAGAKVLKVTNSESHFPHLSVMPKKIRSPLSNSAYTFSVYLKAEQDGMEYRVMRAWADGESITYKLTTEWRRYSTTFNGVRGNASPIQPIMFFPTQGTYYVSAPQLERGDTATEFHPSLEDEVHADTKSSSREQLKNLLTTTSSAFTSYQQANVSAYFEYNYYTSQPIARLILTREPGETPKLLIRCTDGINRNVSIPLHGDIAVHQNSQTTVDVPISDLPPGEYTCLVSSKDENTKHMTTSARLVKQPPSATEVRINQLRRTMSINEKPFHIVGMGVGSWKSPPDWYFRDLAAHGINTVFYTRPSDKNGDYAFHDVEGFVSGAARHGLKTIVGIPLAGAKAANWRQRLAGFSKLVSRFKNSSTVIGWFPVDEPAAHTWRDDELMEIHDAIKRLDPYRLIFINWAYDGVPTMIGQEPRGTLHSTDVYSSDYYPFTGQGHNLEGFTNTTIRALSTARIRKRLSHSWIQLYGSMDAWREPTGDELNYMAYLNLIYGGYISYWDTKSNSKDTWARLTTINREVKLLSEELFFNPGARELFYPSTKTNFFFSAWKQGERIFLIVAHNGTETEPFTYEAAPLVANRTLHAKNYFGTGEVPVVNGHIQDVFRPFECKVYVLDGAPAL
- a CDS encoding glycosyltransferase family 4 protein yields the protein MLVDIANEQARSNDVAVLIGNIDIDEVVLQSLSDRVAVELIGRPPASRNPWYIVKAIRALLSFKPDIVHAHQESFIKFLRPLSFHKVITVHDTNQRLKDVQRYDAVFSISEAVRHDILAKQTGVHSTVIPNGICFSAVKAKTSYGQLPFRIVQVGRLDHRIKGQDILLRALQPVSQLFGGRNVLIDFIGEGPSREYLVALATELGLAGQCRFLGGRSRKTIYEQLHAYDLLVQPSRYEGFGLTVVEAMAARVPVLVSNIQGPMEIIENGQHGYYFIAEDHLDCSKQISRIVEDSQTEGFAEALYTHYQYARSRFDIADTARLYLEAYKRVAARCLE
- a CDS encoding glycosyltransferase; the encoded protein is MQSPVGDCTKALRNSTPQPLKLTIITPSFNQAPYIEQTIRSVLAQDYPCVEHIVIDGGSTDCTVDVLKKYPHLQWVSEKDRGQADALNKGLAKASGDIIGWVNSDDYYEHKIFGSIVKCFEDPDVMWVIGHLTFLWDQTGELVTKKSPPISYDRLLNNPDIVRQPSTFFRKSFIEQAGGWNPCFFMAMDFDLWVRLAKISSPRMIDKNLAYFRIHALQKTSHANTLRQKREILSILNREHVHWTITTRISIQKNWAALKGRVKDVLLKLDVISSKGLPRQLRASAGLKE